One window from the genome of Natronomonas pharaonis DSM 2160 encodes:
- a CDS encoding polyprenyl synthetase family protein encodes MQRVLESWRPAVDETIESVLPRTVDDAYLTSFFGEATYAYDPSALQHALSDPVWELLDRGGKRWRAVLFLLLVEALDDDPDAYLEYAAIPEILHNGTIIVDDVEDGATHRRGDPALHHTHGTDIALNAGNAMYFLPLKIITHNPADLDADTRLAAYEMLMYELNRTHLGQGMDIHWHNQQEIDITEDQYLEMCACKTGCLARIVARLAAIVTNNEAAESDLAAYAEEMAIAFQIADDVLDVEYALEEGGDFGKGVGNDIREGKKTLLTIHAARNASPEAAARLESILWAAENTDEEVAEAIEILESTGSVEYARETAEELSTSAKAHLDDLGLQPDPEAKLRGFADFVVERDV; translated from the coding sequence ATGCAGCGCGTACTCGAATCGTGGCGGCCGGCGGTCGACGAGACGATTGAGTCGGTGCTTCCGCGGACGGTCGACGACGCCTATCTCACCTCGTTTTTCGGCGAGGCGACCTACGCCTACGACCCGTCGGCGCTCCAGCACGCTCTCTCGGACCCGGTCTGGGAGCTGTTGGACCGCGGCGGCAAGCGGTGGCGGGCCGTGCTCTTTTTGCTCTTGGTCGAGGCGCTCGACGACGACCCCGATGCGTATCTGGAGTACGCCGCCATTCCAGAGATTCTCCACAACGGCACCATCATCGTCGACGACGTCGAGGACGGCGCAACCCACCGCCGGGGCGACCCGGCGCTCCATCATACCCACGGAACCGACATTGCGCTCAATGCCGGCAACGCGATGTATTTCCTGCCGCTGAAAATCATCACCCACAATCCCGCTGACTTGGATGCGGACACACGGCTGGCAGCCTACGAGATGCTGATGTACGAACTCAACCGGACGCATCTCGGACAGGGAATGGACATCCACTGGCACAACCAGCAGGAAATCGACATCACCGAAGACCAGTATCTAGAGATGTGCGCGTGCAAAACGGGCTGTCTCGCTCGTATTGTCGCTCGGCTCGCTGCTATCGTGACCAACAACGAAGCTGCCGAGTCAGACCTCGCCGCCTACGCCGAGGAGATGGCTATCGCCTTCCAGATCGCCGACGATGTTCTCGACGTGGAGTACGCCCTCGAAGAGGGCGGCGACTTCGGGAAGGGCGTCGGCAACGACATCCGTGAGGGCAAAAAGACGCTGCTGACGATTCACGCCGCACGGAACGCGTCGCCGGAGGCGGCCGCCCGGTTGGAATCGATTCTCTGGGCGGCAGAAAACACCGACGAAGAGGTCGCAGAGGCTATCGAAATTCTCGAATCGACCGGAAGCGTCGAATACGCCCGCGAGACGGCCGAAGAGCTCTCCACGTCAGCCAAAGCCCACCTCGACGACCTCGGGCTACAGCCCGACCCGGAGGCAAAGCTCCGCGGCTTCGCCGATTTCGTCGTCGAACGGGACGTGTAG
- the dnaG gene encoding DNA primase DnaG: MQDTAKYLVHADITADGVVERSDVVGAVFGQTEGLLGDELDLRELQDASKVGRIDVEIDSENGQSFGRITIATSLDRVETAILGGALETIDRVGPCRSAIEVRKIEDVRSAKRREVVERAKSLLDGAFDESMRSSRDLVEEVRESVRVEDITDYEGLPAGPAVADSDAIVVVEGRADVLTLLQYGIKNAVAVEGTNVPEAVASLTETRTVTAFLDNDRGGELIRKELGQVGDIDYVATPPDGKCVEDLARHEVMSALREKVPYGRFKQAASDDADPEAAEQRTGEAAGATAADSEPAATDGIGGVTTDAEGKPVSSPESPAESPAADETAAVSAGTTPADAEEAAVDGATKTSTAGEEPNTPDDELTATSEAAEPGSAETKGESTAAEAPESSADGPAAAGASTDEQPKTLRGHVSDVIEAETGTFRLLDAEFAPLAAGDAGDVFEAVADAETVPAAVVVDGEASQRLLDIAAQRGIDHVVAASTGEFVKRPTSVRVRTATQLLNPEKA; encoded by the coding sequence ATGCAAGACACGGCAAAATATCTCGTTCACGCGGACATCACGGCGGACGGTGTCGTCGAACGGTCAGACGTCGTCGGGGCCGTCTTCGGCCAGACCGAGGGGCTCCTCGGCGACGAACTGGACCTCCGAGAGCTACAGGACGCCTCAAAGGTCGGTCGTATCGACGTCGAAATCGACTCCGAGAACGGCCAGTCGTTCGGCCGTATCACGATAGCGACGAGCCTCGACAGGGTTGAAACGGCCATCCTCGGCGGCGCTTTGGAGACGATAGACCGGGTCGGACCCTGCCGGTCGGCAATCGAGGTTCGGAAAATCGAAGACGTCCGGTCGGCAAAACGCCGCGAGGTCGTCGAGCGGGCGAAGTCGCTGTTGGACGGGGCCTTCGACGAGTCGATGCGGTCGAGCCGCGACCTCGTCGAGGAGGTCAGAGAGTCGGTTCGCGTCGAGGACATCACTGACTACGAAGGGCTACCGGCTGGGCCGGCGGTTGCGGACTCCGATGCTATCGTCGTCGTCGAGGGCCGTGCTGACGTGCTCACGTTACTACAGTACGGCATCAAAAACGCCGTCGCTGTCGAGGGAACAAACGTTCCGGAAGCGGTTGCAAGCCTGACTGAGACGCGAACGGTAACCGCTTTCCTCGACAACGACCGCGGCGGTGAACTCATCCGCAAGGAACTCGGACAGGTCGGCGACATCGACTACGTCGCCACGCCACCGGACGGCAAATGCGTCGAGGACCTCGCTCGTCACGAGGTCATGTCGGCGCTTCGGGAGAAGGTTCCCTACGGCCGCTTCAAGCAGGCAGCGTCCGATGACGCCGACCCGGAAGCAGCCGAGCAGCGGACCGGAGAGGCTGCGGGAGCGACTGCGGCGGACAGCGAACCGGCGGCGACCGACGGCATCGGCGGGGTGACGACTGACGCCGAGGGGAAACCGGTGAGCAGTCCGGAATCGCCGGCAGAAAGCCCTGCAGCCGACGAGACAGCCGCTGTCAGCGCCGGCACCACGCCGGCGGATGCCGAAGAAGCGGCCGTCGACGGAGCGACGAAAACGTCCACAGCCGGTGAAGAGCCGAATACACCAGACGACGAGCTGACAGCCACGTCAGAGGCCGCAGAACCCGGCAGTGCCGAGACGAAGGGAGAAAGCACCGCCGCCGAGGCCCCGGAGTCGTCGGCCGACGGGCCAGCGGCTGCTGGGGCATCGACCGACGAGCAACCGAAAACGCTCCGCGGCCACGTCAGCGATGTCATCGAAGCGGAGACGGGGACATTCCGGCTTCTCGATGCGGAGTTCGCGCCGCTCGCGGCGGGCGATGCGGGTGACGTTTTCGAGGCTGTCGCCGACGCCGAGACGGTCCCAGCCGCTGTCGTCGTTGACGGCGAAGCAAGCCAGCGGCTCCTCGACATCGCCGCCCAACGAGGAATCGACCACGTCGTCGCCGCGTCGACCGGCGAGTTCGTAAAGCGGCCGACGAGCGTTCGTGTTCGGACCGCAACCCAGCTACTCAACCCGGAGAAAGCGTAA
- a CDS encoding DUF5778 family protein, translated as MDSAVEDDLYKRTKALLEPGDIELNGVIVDTDLTNDEEPTLHQATLDVGNVIAAAAGIEPTDTYVYSGNDDEEFGINQHQGLTLDGDEFVWECQQLLREGTYKVVFYYEASADQTAIVEGVEGLGFEATSVRGE; from the coding sequence ATGGACAGCGCTGTCGAAGACGACCTCTACAAGCGGACAAAGGCACTACTCGAACCCGGCGACATCGAGCTGAACGGCGTCATCGTCGACACCGACCTGACAAACGACGAGGAGCCGACGCTCCATCAGGCGACGCTGGATGTCGGGAACGTCATCGCGGCGGCCGCGGGCATCGAGCCGACCGACACCTACGTCTACTCCGGCAACGACGACGAGGAGTTCGGCATCAACCAACATCAAGGACTGACGCTCGACGGCGACGAGTTCGTCTGGGAGTGCCAGCAGTTGCTCCGGGAAGGGACGTACAAAGTCGTCTTCTACTACGAGGCCAGCGCCGACCAGACGGCCATCGTCGAAGGGGTCGAGGGCCTGGGCTTCGAGGCAACGAGCGTCCGCGGCGAATAG
- a CDS encoding cold-shock protein, translating into MAKGEVDFFNDTGGYGFIDTDESDEDVFFHMEDIGGPDLEEGQEVEFDIEQADKGPRAKNLTRL; encoded by the coding sequence ATGGCGAAAGGCGAGGTTGACTTCTTCAACGACACTGGCGGCTACGGTTTCATTGACACTGACGAGTCCGACGAGGACGTGTTCTTCCACATGGAGGACATCGGCGGTCCTGACCTCGAGGAGGGGCAGGAAGTCGAGTTCGACATCGAGCAGGCCGATAAAGGCCCGCGGGCGAAGAACCTGACACGTCTGTAA
- a CDS encoding CBS domain-containing protein has translation MEDIFVGRIMSSPVATTQPETPIQEAAQTMLDQSINSLIIVGEDGHPEGILTSTDLVHVVADQTPIDDSRVEEYMNQVDTVTTANTSIQEAADTMMARGTHHLPVVEDEAGLIGILTTTDLTAYLSDNWAPSPS, from the coding sequence ATGGAGGATATTTTCGTTGGACGGATAATGTCGTCGCCAGTCGCAACGACCCAGCCAGAAACACCGATTCAGGAGGCCGCTCAGACGATGCTGGACCAGAGCATCAATTCCCTCATCATCGTCGGCGAGGACGGCCATCCCGAAGGCATTCTTACATCGACAGACCTCGTTCACGTCGTTGCCGACCAAACCCCGATTGACGATAGCCGTGTCGAAGAATACATGAACCAAGTCGACACGGTGACGACAGCGAACACGTCCATTCAGGAGGCCGCGGATACGATGATGGCCCGCGGAACCCATCACCTCCCGGTTGTCGAAGACGAAGCAGGCCTCATCGGCATTCTCACCACGACGGACCTCACAGCGTACCTCTCCGATAACTGGGCCCCTAGTCCATCGTGA
- a CDS encoding RNA-guided endonuclease InsQ/TnpB family protein — protein MEKRRTVPVKLDVDSHSAALLEDTVDEFLWAANYTTRHAFKGEYVTTSKTTLHDDTYEDVRDQTALHSNHVQAARNKAAEACKSVVARWKNGKKASMPHFTSPHLVYDHRTATFHDEYVSLATVDGRIETDYVLPDKTRDTPHTDYFFSDEYETAGAELHYTNGNWMLHIHCKTDVESNTPEQATPENGTVLGVDLGVNNLAVASTGTFWTGDEFDHWRREYEKRRGDLQECGTRWAHENMQAVGRKEEGRFKQTLHRISNELVAEAHKYECSVIAFEELTDIRERTGASWGHKWAFNRLYEYVEYKTKEYGITVAQVDPENTSRRCSTCGFTHPDNRESESFECLKCGYENHADYNAAKNIGLRYLRRNQTGGDEGAPVGVRLNSGMLNANGEYESPADDSARAGVHAESQRL, from the coding sequence ATGGAGAAGCGGCGTACTGTCCCGGTCAAACTCGACGTGGACAGCCACAGCGCCGCACTCCTCGAAGACACCGTAGACGAATTCCTCTGGGCCGCCAACTACACAACTCGCCACGCTTTCAAAGGCGAATACGTCACGACGAGCAAGACCACGCTCCACGACGACACCTACGAAGACGTGCGCGACCAGACGGCGTTACACAGCAACCACGTCCAAGCAGCCCGGAACAAGGCCGCTGAAGCCTGCAAAAGCGTCGTTGCACGCTGGAAGAACGGCAAGAAGGCGTCGATGCCGCACTTCACCAGTCCGCACCTCGTCTACGACCACCGCACAGCCACGTTCCACGACGAGTACGTGTCGCTGGCAACCGTCGACGGACGCATTGAAACTGACTACGTGTTGCCAGACAAGACCAGGGATACGCCCCACACGGACTACTTCTTTTCCGACGAGTACGAAACCGCAGGGGCAGAACTGCACTACACGAACGGCAACTGGATGCTTCACATCCACTGCAAGACGGACGTGGAGTCTAACACGCCGGAACAGGCAACACCGGAGAATGGAACGGTTCTCGGGGTTGACCTCGGCGTGAACAATCTCGCAGTTGCCTCAACTGGCACGTTCTGGACGGGCGACGAGTTCGACCACTGGCGGCGTGAATACGAGAAGCGACGTGGCGACCTACAAGAGTGCGGAACACGATGGGCACACGAGAATATGCAGGCAGTTGGTCGCAAAGAGGAAGGGCGGTTCAAGCAGACACTCCATCGCATATCGAACGAGTTGGTGGCTGAAGCCCACAAGTACGAGTGTTCGGTAATCGCGTTCGAGGAGTTGACCGATATTCGTGAGCGTACTGGTGCGTCGTGGGGGCACAAGTGGGCGTTCAACCGTCTGTACGAATATGTCGAGTACAAAACCAAAGAATACGGTATCACGGTTGCGCAGGTAGACCCTGAGAACACGTCGCGTCGGTGTTCGACGTGTGGGTTTACGCACCCGGATAACCGCGAAAGCGAGTCGTTTGAGTGCTTGAAATGTGGGTATGAGAACCATGCTGATTACAACGCCGCGAAGAACATCGGTTTGCGGTATCTTCGTCGCAACCAAACTGGGGGCGACGAAGGCGCACCCGTAGGCGTGCGCTTGAACAGTGGGATGCTGAACGCGAACGGTGAGTATGAATCACCTGCCGATGATTCGGCCAGAGCGGGAGTCCACGCTGAAAGCCAACGGCTTTAG
- a CDS encoding sodium:solute symporter family protein, whose amino-acid sequence MTATLQVTIVVGYLLVALAIGLLAYRVTERAAEDFYLASRTFGTAVLLFTVFATLLSAFTFFGGPDNAYAFGPEWILVMGLMDGLIFAILWYLIGYKQWLLGQRHGYVTLGEMFGDRFGSTGVRALVAVVSLFWLFPYVMLQQIGAGGALAALTDGVVPFWAGASLITGFMILYVVLAGMRGIAWTDTLQGAFMLCMVWAALVWVLVAVDGGVSTINAGLTESSPEFFALGSDFYTPGTMLTFAISIAFGVAMFPQVNQRFFTAASETVLKRSFALWPLLVLLLFVPAFLLGTWAQGLGLQADVGAGESILPILLDTYTPAWFAALVIAGAIAAMMSSSDSMLLSGSSYFTRDVYRPLVDDGITERQEDRLGRIGVAVFAIAALAASVWAEAEAFGAVAVGSVLVEIGDLAFGGFAQLTVPVLVALYWRGTTKQGLVAGILLPQAVYLAFNFLPATEVGSAMLFSETYLGWGISIYCLLLGLVATVVVSAATTKADSERPALFFESLRRG is encoded by the coding sequence ATGACAGCGACGCTTCAGGTCACCATCGTCGTCGGGTACCTGCTTGTCGCGCTTGCCATCGGCCTTCTCGCCTACCGGGTCACCGAACGCGCCGCCGAGGATTTCTACTTGGCAAGCCGGACGTTCGGGACAGCTGTTCTCCTCTTTACCGTCTTTGCGACGCTGCTTTCGGCGTTTACCTTCTTCGGCGGCCCGGACAACGCCTACGCGTTCGGCCCCGAGTGGATTCTGGTGATGGGGCTCATGGACGGGCTCATCTTCGCCATCCTCTGGTATCTCATCGGCTACAAGCAGTGGCTCCTCGGGCAGCGCCACGGCTACGTCACGCTCGGCGAGATGTTCGGCGACCGGTTCGGCTCGACCGGCGTCCGGGCGCTTGTCGCCGTTGTCTCACTGTTTTGGCTTTTCCCGTACGTAATGTTGCAGCAAATCGGGGCCGGCGGCGCGCTCGCAGCGCTGACTGACGGCGTGGTACCTTTCTGGGCCGGCGCTTCGCTCATTACTGGGTTCATGATACTCTATGTCGTTCTCGCCGGCATGCGCGGCATCGCGTGGACCGACACCCTCCAAGGGGCGTTTATGTTGTGCATGGTCTGGGCGGCGCTCGTGTGGGTACTCGTCGCCGTCGACGGCGGCGTCTCGACAATCAACGCCGGCCTTACCGAGTCCAGCCCCGAGTTCTTCGCGCTCGGCAGCGACTTTTATACCCCCGGCACGATGCTGACCTTCGCCATCTCGATTGCGTTCGGTGTCGCGATGTTCCCGCAAGTGAACCAGCGATTCTTCACCGCCGCCTCCGAGACGGTGTTGAAGCGCTCGTTTGCGCTGTGGCCGCTGCTTGTGCTCTTGCTTTTCGTGCCGGCGTTCCTGCTCGGCACGTGGGCACAGGGGCTCGGGCTGCAGGCCGATGTCGGTGCCGGCGAGAGCATCCTGCCGATACTGCTCGATACCTACACGCCGGCGTGGTTCGCGGCGCTCGTTATCGCCGGTGCCATCGCGGCGATGATGTCCTCGTCGGACTCGATGCTGCTTTCGGGGTCGTCGTATTTCACCCGCGATGTCTACCGCCCGCTCGTCGACGATGGGATTACCGAACGACAAGAGGACCGACTCGGCCGCATCGGCGTTGCCGTCTTCGCTATCGCCGCGCTCGCGGCCAGCGTCTGGGCCGAAGCCGAGGCCTTCGGCGCGGTCGCCGTCGGCTCGGTACTGGTTGAAATCGGTGACCTCGCCTTCGGCGGTTTCGCACAGCTCACGGTGCCGGTTCTCGTAGCCCTCTACTGGCGTGGGACGACAAAGCAGGGCCTCGTCGCCGGCATCCTGTTGCCACAGGCGGTCTATCTGGCGTTCAACTTCCTGCCGGCGACCGAGGTCGGCTCGGCCATGCTGTTTTCCGAGACGTACCTCGGGTGGGGGATTTCGATATACTGTCTGCTGTTGGGGCTGGTCGCAACCGTCGTCGTCTCGGCGGCGACGACGAAGGCCGACAGCGAACGCCCTGCGCTGTTCTTCGAGTCGCTCCGACGCGGTTGA
- a CDS encoding GNAT family N-acetyltransferase encodes MIRPLTEADRPAIETLQEHLTYADPSLVEAAVDGPFVGRLAVDEGMPAGYAIAFPGTTATLSELVVGPSFRRRGCASALVDAVDTAIAADGIAAVTPVENEAARSLYLDLGFEPDERLPEFYADGTDGLRFLRVE; translated from the coding sequence ATGATTCGGCCGCTGACGGAAGCAGACCGGCCGGCAATCGAGACGCTGCAAGAACACCTCACGTACGCCGACCCATCGCTGGTTGAGGCCGCGGTTGACGGCCCGTTCGTCGGTCGGCTTGCCGTCGACGAGGGGATGCCGGCCGGCTACGCTATTGCCTTCCCGGGCACGACGGCGACGCTTTCGGAGCTTGTCGTCGGGCCGTCGTTCCGCCGCCGCGGCTGTGCGAGCGCGCTCGTCGATGCCGTCGACACGGCCATCGCCGCCGACGGTATCGCGGCGGTGACACCGGTCGAAAACGAGGCTGCCCGCTCTTTGTATCTCGACCTCGGCTTCGAGCCGGACGAGCGACTCCCCGAGTTCTACGCCGACGGGACCGACGGGTTACGCTTTCTCCGGGTTGAGTAG
- the uppS gene encoding polyprenyl diphosphate synthase: MAPGAGYLSRLYERLLEREVSAAPSHVAVIQDGNRRYAETQGEAATAGHRAGAETTERVLEWCADLGVEELTLYAFSTENFERPPDEREALFDLIAEKLREFADHEEVHDREVRIRAIGQTHRLPDRVREAAAYAERRTEGYDALRLNIALAYGGRAELLDVARDIAAEAAAGDLDPEAVTVDEIESRLTAGPTQAVDLIIRTGGDERTSNFLPWHANGNEAAVYFCTPYWPEFSRIDFLRAIRTYEAREASWERTRAKRAAALVRAFGDRELAEARRVVGQFRGSVPEGELDEVEDPSDRDPSAD, encoded by the coding sequence ATGGCTCCCGGCGCTGGCTACCTATCGCGGCTCTACGAGCGGCTGCTTGAACGGGAGGTATCGGCAGCGCCGTCACACGTCGCCGTGATTCAGGACGGGAATCGTCGGTACGCCGAGACGCAGGGAGAAGCGGCGACGGCTGGCCACCGAGCCGGTGCGGAGACCACAGAGCGCGTCCTCGAGTGGTGTGCCGACCTCGGCGTCGAGGAGTTGACGCTGTATGCGTTCTCGACGGAGAACTTCGAGCGGCCACCCGACGAGCGTGAGGCGCTGTTCGACCTCATCGCCGAGAAATTACGTGAGTTCGCCGACCACGAGGAGGTCCACGACCGCGAGGTCCGAATCCGGGCGATTGGTCAGACCCACCGACTGCCGGACCGCGTCCGCGAGGCGGCGGCGTACGCTGAACGCCGGACCGAGGGCTACGACGCCCTCCGGCTGAACATCGCGCTGGCCTACGGCGGCCGGGCCGAACTTCTCGATGTCGCACGCGATATCGCCGCCGAGGCGGCCGCTGGCGACCTCGACCCTGAGGCGGTCACTGTCGACGAAATCGAATCCCGACTCACCGCCGGCCCGACGCAGGCGGTTGACCTCATCATCCGAACCGGCGGCGACGAGCGAACCTCGAATTTCCTTCCGTGGCACGCCAACGGCAACGAGGCGGCGGTCTACTTCTGTACCCCGTACTGGCCGGAGTTCTCCCGCATCGACTTTCTGCGGGCGATTCGGACCTACGAGGCCCGCGAAGCCTCTTGGGAGCGAACCCGTGCGAAACGGGCAGCCGCTCTCGTCCGCGCGTTCGGCGACCGTGAACTCGCCGAGGCCAGACGCGTCGTCGGCCAATTTCGGGGGTCCGTCCCCGAGGGTGAACTCGACGAGGTCGAGGACCCCTCTGACCGCGACCCCTCAGCGGACTAA
- a CDS encoding DUF3311 domain-containing protein — protein sequence MVSTAERYGWAVLFAVLLALAIPWFLWGDSRTALGLPLWLWWHVGWLAASSVVFWVFTKRAWGIGIVEPAGEKR from the coding sequence ATGGTTTCGACGGCGGAGCGATACGGCTGGGCCGTACTGTTTGCCGTGCTTCTGGCGCTCGCGATACCGTGGTTCCTGTGGGGCGACAGCCGGACAGCACTGGGGCTGCCGCTGTGGCTGTGGTGGCACGTTGGCTGGCTGGCGGCCTCATCGGTCGTCTTCTGGGTGTTCACAAAGCGTGCGTGGGGCATCGGCATCGTCGAGCCGGCGGGTGAAAAGCGATGA
- a CDS encoding undecaprenyl diphosphate synthase family protein produces the protein MGLYDRYLAARVRLSNEDAPNHIALVITERDLLEPNAYGTLTSFLRWAFDTGTETVTIYVSVLDAEAIPTLRQTLSELESPREVAIRGPEADAPADAPVQVSIGLGGREEFAAAVRQIAEDAAAGALAPDDIDESEIERRLVFRNQPDLVIKTGAERLSDFLIWQSVYSELYFTDVNWRAFRRRDFLRAVREFQERQRRFGR, from the coding sequence GTGGGCCTGTACGACCGCTATCTCGCCGCCCGGGTCCGGCTAAGCAACGAGGATGCCCCCAATCATATCGCGCTTGTCATCACGGAGCGTGACCTGCTGGAGCCGAACGCCTACGGAACACTCACGTCGTTTCTCCGCTGGGCCTTCGACACCGGTACCGAGACAGTGACAATCTACGTGAGCGTCCTCGATGCCGAAGCCATCCCGACACTCCGACAGACGCTATCGGAGCTGGAGAGCCCGCGGGAAGTGGCGATTCGCGGCCCCGAGGCGGACGCCCCTGCGGATGCACCCGTACAGGTGAGTATCGGTCTCGGTGGCCGCGAGGAGTTCGCCGCGGCGGTGAGACAGATAGCCGAAGACGCCGCGGCGGGAGCGCTCGCCCCGGACGATATTGACGAATCGGAGATAGAACGGCGGCTCGTGTTCCGCAACCAGCCTGACCTCGTCATCAAGACGGGGGCCGAACGGCTCTCGGATTTCCTCATCTGGCAGTCGGTGTACTCGGAGCTGTACTTCACCGACGTCAATTGGCGAGCGTTCCGCCGCCGTGATTTCCTCCGGGCTGTCAGAGAGTTTCAGGAACGGCAGCGCCGATTCGGCCGGTAG
- a CDS encoding DUF92 domain-containing protein, with protein sequence MTRDLRRAVAYLLVGSLVFLAPALDAHYGSSTAAAATAAVFGLVAVAGFKTSDGPLFELFARRRDRAEERLYGLASFALAVAALGVLLVAVELPAVVPVVAVFVLTVGNVGQRLAAGYVASPAVGASAFAAFGTVGGSVAAVAAGWLGAAVASLPLVVFVAASGALLGGLIRSVLYVQDDSLVVLAVALLVWLLLSLGLSPTPERVAVGLAVTVGLGYIAYALDTASVTGMLTGVLLALFAVVLGGYGWFVLLVTFFGLGGLASKYRYDEKLDRGIAQENEGARGGGNVLANSAVALVAVVGYAASGHVGIDATVFKFAFAGAVAAALADTFSSEFGGLFDAPRLITTLERVDPGTDGGVTWQGAVAGATGSGIIAGLGWAFFEFDTIATATVLGAGVLGMVVDSILGATLEGGRLGNQSVNLLATLSAGTAAAVVAVLI encoded by the coding sequence GTGACTCGGGACCTGCGGCGGGCAGTCGCGTATCTGCTGGTGGGGAGTCTCGTCTTCCTTGCGCCGGCTCTCGACGCCCACTATGGCTCGTCCACCGCAGCGGCGGCTACCGCCGCCGTCTTCGGACTCGTTGCCGTCGCCGGCTTCAAGACGAGCGACGGACCGCTTTTTGAACTCTTTGCCCGCCGCCGCGACCGGGCCGAAGAGCGGCTCTACGGTCTCGCCTCGTTCGCCCTCGCGGTCGCCGCTCTCGGCGTCCTGCTTGTCGCTGTTGAACTCCCAGCGGTTGTGCCAGTCGTCGCTGTCTTTGTTTTGACTGTCGGCAACGTGGGCCAGCGACTCGCCGCCGGCTACGTCGCCAGCCCAGCCGTCGGCGCGTCGGCGTTTGCCGCCTTCGGGACGGTCGGTGGAAGCGTCGCCGCTGTCGCTGCCGGCTGGCTCGGTGCGGCGGTAGCCTCGCTGCCGCTCGTCGTTTTCGTCGCCGCCAGCGGCGCGTTGCTCGGGGGGCTCATTCGCTCGGTGCTCTACGTGCAGGACGACTCGCTTGTCGTCCTCGCGGTCGCGCTTCTCGTCTGGCTGCTGCTCTCACTTGGGCTCTCGCCGACCCCGGAGCGGGTCGCTGTCGGCCTCGCCGTCACGGTCGGCCTCGGCTACATCGCCTACGCGCTCGATACCGCCTCGGTGACGGGGATGCTCACCGGCGTTCTGCTTGCGCTCTTTGCCGTCGTGCTCGGCGGCTACGGATGGTTCGTCTTGCTCGTGACCTTCTTCGGCCTCGGCGGCCTCGCCTCGAAGTACCGCTACGACGAGAAACTGGACCGTGGTATCGCCCAAGAAAACGAGGGGGCACGCGGCGGCGGAAACGTCCTCGCGAACTCCGCGGTCGCGCTGGTCGCCGTTGTCGGCTACGCCGCCTCGGGACACGTCGGCATCGACGCGACCGTGTTCAAATTCGCCTTCGCCGGTGCCGTCGCGGCCGCCCTCGCTGATACGTTCTCCAGCGAGTTCGGCGGTCTCTTCGATGCTCCGCGGCTGATAACGACGCTTGAGCGCGTCGACCCTGGAACCGACGGCGGCGTCACTTGGCAGGGCGCTGTCGCCGGTGCGACCGGGTCGGGCATCATCGCCGGCCTCGGCTGGGCGTTCTTCGAGTTCGACACCATCGCAACGGCGACCGTCCTCGGTGCGGGTGTTCTCGGGATGGTCGTCGACAGCATTCTCGGTGCGACGCTCGAAGGAGGCCGGCTCGGCAACCAAAGCGTGAACCTGCTGGCGACGCTTTCGGCCGGGACGGCCGCCGCGGTCGTTGCTGTTCTCATATGA